The Kutzneria kofuensis genome includes the window AGTCCTCGACCCTCGAACCCTCGACCTGCGTGGCGGCGTAGTCGACCAGCGTCGACCGCGGCGGCGTGAACACGTCGATCTCCTTGCACGTGCTGTCCAGCGTCCGGGCGCCGTGCGGCACCCACGGCGGCACGACCGCGACGTCCCCGGCGCGCATGGTGCGGGTGACACCGTCGATGGTGAACTCGAACTCGCCCTCGGTGACGATGACGATCTGCTCCTCGGCGTGGCTGTGCGTCGGCGCCTCGGTGTGCGGTTCGTACGAGGCGAAGTTCAGCAGGAGGTTCTCGCCCAGCACGGGCTGGAAGTCCAGGCCCGGCACGAGGGTCATCGCCTGGATGGCGTTCACGTCGACGAACCGCCCGGCCGCGGTGGGAGTCCCGCCGCCGTCGGTGGTGAAGTGCTCGGAGCTGGTGGTCATGACGTCTCCCGCAGTGATCGGACGGCGGCGGCCAGCCGGACGACGCCCTCCTCGATGTCGGACTCGCTGATCCTGCTGTAGGACAACCGGAGGTGCTCGTTGTCACGGCTCTCGGCGAAGAAGCCCGAGCCCGGTACGAAGGCGACCCTGCTTTCCCGTGCCACGACCGCGAGCGCCATGGTGTCGACGCCGGGCACGTGCAGCCAGCTGAAGAAACCGCCCTGCGGCACGGTCCACGTGGCCAGCCCGTCGAAGTGCCGCTCCAGGGCGCCGGTCAGCGCCGAGGCCCGGCTCCGGTACAGCGCACGGGCCAGCGGCAGGTGCTCGTCGAGGTGCCCGGCCCGCAGGTACTCCTCCAGCATCCGCTGCCCCAAGGCGCCCGCGCACTGGTCCGAGTTCTGCTTGGCGATGGACAGCTGTGCGACGACGGCCGCCGGGCCGACCGCCCAGCCCAGCCGCACGCCGGGGAAGAACACCTTGGAGAACGTGCCGATCTGGACGACCACGTCCGGCCCGAGCGACCACAGGCTGGGCCGCGGCGCGTCGTCGAAACCGAGCTGGCTGTAGGCGACGTCCTCGACGATCAGGATGCCGTGCTGCCGGCACAGCTCCACCAGCGCGGTCCGGCGTTCGACGGACATGGTGCGGCCGCTGGGGTTCTGGAAGTCGGGGATGGTGTAGACGAGCTTGGGCGGCGTCGGCAGTTCGCGCAGCAGCGTGGCCAACGCGTCGACGTCGAGGCCGTCGCCGTCCAGCGGCACGCCGCGCAGGGTCGGGTCGAACGCCATGAAGCCGGAGACAGCGCCGAGGTAGCTGGGCTCCTCGACGACGACCACGTCACCGGGGTCGAGCATGCTCTTGGCGATCAGCGTGATGGCGTCGATGCCGCCGCTGGTGACCATCAGCTCGGCGTCGGCGGGCCGCCGGCCGTCGGTGGCGGCCAGCCGGTCCGCGAGCGCCTCGCGGGTGCTGGCGATGCCCTCGCTCGACGAGTACTGCAGCGCCACCGCGGCGTCGTTCTCGATCAGCTTGCGGGCGATGTCGCCGACCACGTCGGTGGCGAACAGCGAGGGGTCCGGGAAGCCGCCGGAGAAGTTGATCAGGTCCCGCGCGCCGGCCAGCGCGAGAATGCCGCCGATGAGGTCCGGCGTGGTGCTCGCGCGCCGCGCCAGCCGTGTGGTCCAGTCGATCACACGCCACCCCCGCTTGACACCAACTTACATTTGCCAGGAGAGTTCCGTCATCGACCTTACATAGCGCGGGTCAGGACGTCCAGACACCAAACAAGTGACGGAGAGTAATCATGGAGTGGGTCAAGCCGCTGGGCGGCATCGGCGAGCACGCGGCGACGCCCGTCGAGCCGGCCCAACTGGACGCCGTCGACCTGCGGCTGTTGCTGCTGCTCAGCCAGGACGCGCGGATCTCGCAGCGCAGCCTCGCCCGTGAACTCGGCATGTCCGCGCCGGCCGTGGCCGACCGGATCGCCCGCCTGCACCGGCAAGGCGTGATCGAGGGCTACGGGGTGCGG containing:
- a CDS encoding cupin domain-containing protein; this encodes MTTSSEHFTTDGGGTPTAAGRFVDVNAIQAMTLVPGLDFQPVLGENLLLNFASYEPHTEAPTHSHAEEQIVIVTEGEFEFTIDGVTRTMRAGDVAVVPPWVPHGARTLDSTCKEIDVFTPPRSTLVDYAATQVEGSRVED
- a CDS encoding aminotransferase-like domain-containing protein, with amino-acid sequence MIDWTTRLARRASTTPDLIGGILALAGARDLINFSGGFPDPSLFATDVVGDIARKLIENDAAVALQYSSSEGIASTREALADRLAATDGRRPADAELMVTSGGIDAITLIAKSMLDPGDVVVVEEPSYLGAVSGFMAFDPTLRGVPLDGDGLDVDALATLLRELPTPPKLVYTIPDFQNPSGRTMSVERRTALVELCRQHGILIVEDVAYSQLGFDDAPRPSLWSLGPDVVVQIGTFSKVFFPGVRLGWAVGPAAVVAQLSIAKQNSDQCAGALGQRMLEEYLRAGHLDEHLPLARALYRSRASALTGALERHFDGLATWTVPQGGFFSWLHVPGVDTMALAVVARESRVAFVPGSGFFAESRDNEHLRLSYSRISESDIEEGVVRLAAAVRSLRETS